Genomic DNA from Mesorhizobium sp. 131-2-1:
CCCGATTTATGCGTCGTCGGAAGCCGCCCTCACCCCCGCTTCTCGATATCGGCAGCCACGGCCATCGCCTCCAGGCCGATCTCGCGCAGCAGACCGGTCACCGGATTGTGGAAGCCGACGAGATAGAGGCTGAGCTCGGAGGCGCGGGCGTTGACGCCGCTCTTTGGCGGCCTGATCTCCGCCGGCAGGAACTTGTCGTAGGCCGGGCGATAACCGGTGGCGAGGATGACGGCGTCGAACTCCTCCTGCCGGCCGTCGACGAAGGTGGCGCCACTTTCGCCGAAGCGCTTGATATCGGGTGCCACCTTGATTTTGCCGGCCTTGATCGCCGCCACCGTGCCGACATCGATGACCGGGATGCGCCCGGCGTCGATCTGTTTCAGGATGCCCTCCTTCGGCCTGACGATGCCGTATTTCTCGAGCTTGCCCAGCGCCAGGTCGAGGATGATCGGGAACATCCGGTCGTTGAGGCCCTGCGGCATCGGCCGGCTGGCGATGCCCACCATCTGGATCGGCACGCCGAACAGCTGGCGCGGCACGATGTGGACGCCCTTGCGCACCGACAGCGTGGGGTGGGCGCCTGACTCGGCAAGGTCGAGCGCGATCTCGGCGCCGGTGTTGCCCATGCCGACGACGAGCACCTTCTTAGCCACATAAGGGGCCGCCTCGGTATAGTCGGCGCTGTGCAGCACCTTGCCCTTGAAGGCTTCGATCTCGGGAAAAGAGGGAACGATGGGTTGTGCATTGTTGCCGCTGGCGACGACGACATGGCGCGCCGTCAGCGCGTCGGATCCGGTCTCGACCCGGAAGCCGTCCGCGTCGTGGCGGATGGTGTCGACCGTCACGCCGAAGCGTGGCCTGAGTTCGAAACGCTCGGCATAGGCGTCGAGATAGGCGACCACCTTCTCGCGCGGCACGTAGCGCGGATGGTCACTCGGAAACGGCACGAAGGGCAGCGAGGAGAACGACTTCACCGTATGCAGATGCAGCCGCCGGTAATGCCGCCGCCAGGCCGGCGCCACCTCCGCGGCCTTTTCGAGCATGATGAAATCGACCCCTGCCCGCCGCAGGCAGGCGCCTACGGCAAGACCGGCCGGCCCGGCGCCGACAATCACGACATTGGTATCCAAGCGTTTTCCTCCCCTCCCAGGTCATGGCAGGCTATGACGGGAGGTGTAGGCGGGACAAGTGGGGCTGCGCTCCGTCTCCCTCTTGTGGGGGAGGAGGCGGGATGGGGAGAGCGAGGCTTCTCAGCCCAGCCCCGCCAGCTTCGCCGCGGTGCGGATGGCTTTGACGGCCCCCGGGTTGGTCACGGGATAGCCCGAGATGAAGCCCTCGATGGAAAAGTCGGGGAACTCGGCGGCGAGCCGGGCCACATATCCGGCTGCCTCGGCGTCCTCGCCCGACGCGGCATGGGCGAGCGCCAGGAACATAAGCACATTGGGCGAGTCCGGCGTGCTTCTGCGCAAAGAAGCGATGGCTTCCCGGTGCCGGCCGGCGCAGAACAGGACGCGGCCCTGCATGCCGAAATACCAGGGCGCGGCGAGCGGATTGAGGCGCATGGCGCGCTCCATGAGCAGGATCGCCTCGGCCGGGTCGCCGGCGACCAGCGCCTTGCTGCCGGCAAGCAACGCCAGCGTATCGGCATGGTTGGAGCCATATTCATAGGCCCGTTGGTAGGCGCGCTCCGCCGCCTCGAGGTCACCAAGGCATCCCATGAGATCGCCAAGGCAGTTGCAAGCGCAACTGTCGGACGGATCGAGCCGGATCGCATTTTCGACCGCCGCGCGCCATTTCTCGATCGATCCCCTTGGATCGTGGCCAAAACAGTTGCCGGCCTGGATCGAGTAGGCATAG
This window encodes:
- a CDS encoding flavin-containing monooxygenase; amino-acid sequence: MDTNVVIVGAGPAGLAVGACLRRAGVDFIMLEKAAEVAPAWRRHYRRLHLHTVKSFSSLPFVPFPSDHPRYVPREKVVAYLDAYAERFELRPRFGVTVDTIRHDADGFRVETGSDALTARHVVVASGNNAQPIVPSFPEIEAFKGKVLHSADYTEAAPYVAKKVLVVGMGNTGAEIALDLAESGAHPTLSVRKGVHIVPRQLFGVPIQMVGIASRPMPQGLNDRMFPIILDLALGKLEKYGIVRPKEGILKQIDAGRIPVIDVGTVAAIKAGKIKVAPDIKRFGESGATFVDGRQEEFDAVILATGYRPAYDKFLPAEIRPPKSGVNARASELSLYLVGFHNPVTGLLREIGLEAMAVAADIEKRG